One stretch of Streptomyces sp. A2-16 DNA includes these proteins:
- a CDS encoding chorismate mutase, with product MTTTPEATIADARERIDALDDRIIGLIQERMAVSSVVQQTRIASGGRRVHLAREMEILGRYREALGKPGTPLAMTLLELCRGRI from the coding sequence GTGACCACCACACCGGAAGCAACCATCGCGGACGCCCGTGAGCGCATCGACGCGCTCGACGACCGGATCATCGGTCTGATCCAGGAACGGATGGCCGTCTCCTCCGTCGTCCAGCAGACCCGTATCGCCTCCGGCGGACGGCGGGTCCACCTTGCCCGCGAGATGGAGATCCTCGGCCGCTACCGCGAGGCGCTCGGCAAGCCGGGCACCCCGCTCGCCATGACGCTGCTCGAACTGTGCAGGGGTCGTATCTGA
- a CDS encoding serine/threonine-protein kinase, whose product MSEDGEHPPDGRLIGGRYRLTGRIGSGPSGTVWRAFDEHDERYVAVKEPYLNGDAEGEERRRAAHRLPHEARAAARVDHPAAVAIHDVLLENELPLIVMELVEGESLHTALAAHGPLPAPEAARIALAVLGALHAAHGVGIVHRDVKPSNVLLEAGSGRVVLTDFGIGAAGQSTATEASADFVAPESLSGRGAGPASDLWSLGALLRAAIAGGATGPLDPLLTRLLAPEPEARPTAREAAEVLAEVAGTGLPEWATETAAAPAAEEAPTPAPVLTPADAPDQAGAIHEPRRLTALSALGLLLQKKPERG is encoded by the coding sequence ATGAGCGAAGACGGCGAACACCCGCCCGACGGACGTCTGATCGGTGGGCGCTACCGGCTCACCGGGCGGATCGGCTCCGGGCCGAGCGGCACCGTGTGGCGGGCCTTCGACGAGCACGACGAGCGGTATGTCGCCGTCAAGGAGCCCTACTTGAACGGGGACGCGGAGGGCGAGGAACGGCGGCGGGCCGCGCACCGGCTGCCCCACGAGGCCCGCGCCGCCGCACGCGTCGACCATCCGGCCGCCGTTGCCATTCACGACGTACTGCTCGAAAACGAACTCCCCTTGATCGTCATGGAGTTGGTGGAGGGCGAGTCGCTGCACACGGCCCTCGCCGCCCATGGGCCACTGCCGGCCCCCGAAGCCGCCCGGATCGCCCTCGCCGTCCTCGGCGCACTGCACGCCGCCCACGGCGTCGGCATCGTCCACCGTGACGTGAAGCCGTCCAACGTCCTTCTCGAAGCGGGCAGCGGGCGTGTCGTCCTGACCGACTTCGGCATAGGCGCCGCCGGCCAGAGCACTGCCACGGAGGCCTCCGCCGATTTCGTCGCCCCGGAGTCCCTCTCGGGGCGGGGCGCGGGTCCCGCCTCCGACCTGTGGTCGCTGGGCGCGCTGCTGCGCGCGGCGATCGCGGGCGGCGCGACCGGTCCCCTGGATCCCCTGCTGACGCGGCTCCTCGCCCCCGAGCCGGAGGCACGGCCGACGGCTCGGGAGGCCGCCGAGGTGCTGGCCGAGGTCGCCGGGACCGGACTGCCGGAGTGGGCCACGGAGACGGCCGCTGCGCCCGCGGCCGAGGAAGCCCCGACGCCGGCCCCCGTGCTGACCCCGGCCGACGCCCCGGACCAGGCCGGCGCGATCCACGAACCCCGGCGCCTCACCGCCCTGTCCGCCCTGGGCCTGCTGCTGCAGAAAAAACCCGAACGCGGTTGA
- a CDS encoding GMC family oxidoreductase yields the protein MAQDTYDYDVVVVGSGFGGSVTALRLTEKGYRVGVLEAGRRFTRETLPKNSWDLRNYLWAPKLGMFGIQRIHLLGNVMVLAGAGVGGGSLNYANTLYVPPKPFFEDPQWRDITDWQEELKPYYDQARRMLGVRLNPTMTPSDVHLKAAAERMGVGDTFHMAPVGVFFGDGEDAEGRSKAGPGEQVEDPYFGGAGPTRKACIECGECMTGCRHGAKNTLNENYLHLAEKAGAVVHPMTTVVSVTDDSQGGYAIATLPTDDRRKSSRGRTFKARQVVIAAGTYGTQTLLHRMKAGGQLPYLSDRLGELTRTNSEALVGAQTDNRRYRRATGEQKVDFTRGVAITSSIHPDENTHIEPVRYGKGSNSMGGLSILQVPYAEGSSRVMAWLANAARHPLLVLRSLSNRRWSEKTIIGLVMQSLDNSLTTYLKPDGVGKGLLTARQGHGAPNPKQIRAASEAASAIAADINGFPGSNVGELMGAPLTAHFLGGCPIGSSRETGVIDPYHRLYGHPGISVVDGAAVSANLGVNPSLTITAQAERAMSYWPNKGERDPRPAQGQAYERLNPVEPASPAVPAEAFGALKLPFLGMPTVPKKS from the coding sequence GTGGCACAGGACACCTACGACTACGACGTCGTCGTCGTCGGCTCCGGATTCGGCGGCAGCGTCACCGCTCTTCGCCTCACCGAGAAGGGCTACCGCGTAGGTGTCCTGGAAGCCGGCCGCCGTTTCACCCGCGAGACGCTCCCCAAGAACTCCTGGGACCTGAGGAACTACCTCTGGGCGCCCAAGCTCGGCATGTTCGGCATCCAGCGCATCCACCTGCTCGGCAACGTCATGGTCCTCGCGGGGGCGGGCGTCGGCGGCGGCTCCCTCAACTACGCCAACACCCTCTACGTCCCCCCGAAGCCCTTCTTCGAGGACCCCCAGTGGCGTGACATCACGGACTGGCAGGAGGAGCTGAAGCCGTACTACGACCAGGCCAGGCGCATGCTCGGCGTACGGCTCAACCCGACGATGACCCCCTCCGACGTCCATCTGAAGGCGGCCGCCGAACGGATGGGCGTCGGCGACACCTTCCACATGGCCCCGGTCGGCGTCTTCTTCGGCGACGGCGAGGACGCCGAGGGCAGGAGCAAGGCAGGCCCCGGCGAGCAGGTCGAGGACCCCTACTTCGGCGGCGCGGGCCCCACCCGCAAGGCCTGCATCGAGTGCGGCGAGTGCATGACCGGCTGCCGGCACGGGGCCAAGAACACCCTGAACGAGAACTACCTCCACCTCGCCGAGAAGGCGGGCGCGGTCGTGCACCCCATGACCACGGTCGTCTCGGTCACGGACGACTCGCAGGGCGGCTACGCGATCGCGACCCTCCCGACCGACGACCGCCGCAAGTCGTCCAGGGGCCGCACCTTCAAGGCCCGCCAGGTCGTCATCGCCGCCGGCACCTACGGCACCCAGACCCTGCTGCACCGCATGAAGGCGGGCGGCCAACTGCCGTACCTCTCGGACCGGCTGGGCGAGCTCACCCGCACCAACTCCGAGGCCCTGGTCGGCGCGCAGACCGACAACCGCCGCTACCGCAGGGCCACCGGCGAGCAGAAGGTCGACTTCACCCGGGGCGTCGCCATCACCTCGTCCATCCACCCGGACGAGAACACCCACATCGAGCCGGTCCGCTACGGCAAGGGCTCCAACTCGATGGGCGGACTGTCGATCCTCCAGGTGCCGTACGCCGAGGGCTCGTCGAGGGTCATGGCCTGGCTGGCGAACGCCGCGAGGCACCCGCTGCTCGTCCTGCGCTCCCTGTCCAACCGCCGCTGGTCGGAGAAGACCATCATCGGCCTGGTCATGCAGTCGCTGGACAACTCCCTGACGACGTACCTGAAACCGGACGGCGTCGGCAAGGGCCTGCTCACCGCACGCCAGGGCCACGGCGCCCCCAACCCCAAGCAGATCAGGGCCGCTTCGGAGGCCGCGTCCGCGATCGCGGCCGACATCAACGGCTTCCCCGGCTCCAACGTCGGCGAGCTGATGGGGGCCCCGCTCACCGCCCACTTCCTCGGCGGCTGCCCCATCGGCTCCTCCCGCGAGACCGGCGTCATCGACCCGTACCACCGGCTCTACGGCCACCCCGGCATCTCGGTCGTGGACGGCGCCGCGGTCTCCGCCAACCTCGGTGTGAACCCGTCGCTGACGATCACCGCGCAGGCCGAGCGGGCGATGTCGTACTGGCCCAACAAGGGCGAGCGGGACCCGCGTCCGGCGCAGGGCCAGGCCTACGAGCGTCTGAACCCCGTCGAGCCCGCCTCACCGGCGGTCCCGGCGGAGGCCTTCGGCGCGCTGAAGCTGCCGTTCCTGGGCATGCCCACGGTGCCGAAGAAGTCGTAG
- a CDS encoding pyridoxamine 5'-phosphate oxidase family protein, which translates to MNWADFSSAEPDLARTVEERFGAFTHHTLATLRKDGSPRTTGLEVRFLNGELWLGMMPDSLKARDLERDPRFCLQANPGEGQTMGGGDVRISGRAHEVTDPETKTRYTEEVEPPEPFHLFRTELTEVVRTSVEDDKYLVVQVWKPGEPVRTIKRT; encoded by the coding sequence ATGAACTGGGCAGACTTCTCCTCCGCGGAACCCGACCTCGCCAGGACCGTCGAGGAGCGCTTCGGCGCCTTCACCCATCACACCCTCGCGACCCTCCGCAAGGACGGCTCGCCGCGCACCACCGGCCTGGAGGTCCGCTTCCTGAACGGTGAGCTCTGGCTCGGCATGATGCCGGACTCGCTCAAGGCACGCGACCTCGAGCGCGACCCGCGTTTCTGCCTCCAGGCCAACCCGGGCGAGGGCCAGACCATGGGCGGCGGGGACGTACGGATCAGCGGCCGGGCACACGAGGTCACCGACCCGGAGACCAAGACCCGGTACACCGAAGAGGTGGAACCGCCGGAGCCGTTCCACCTCTTCCGCACGGAGCTGACGGAGGTCGTGCGGACCTCTGTCGAGGACGACAAGTACCTCGTCGTCCAGGTCTGGAAGCCCGGAGAGCCGGTGCGCACGATCAAGCGCACCTGA
- a CDS encoding succinic semialdehyde dehydrogenase, with product MTDAQAPAKTGTNPLAPAPEGARTAADVVTPELVAQLTKGVTGSGRTANHTPFTGEKLADLPESTPEDVQKAFEAARTAQAVWEQTPVRRRAAVLLRFHDLILERQAEVLDLIQLETGKARLHAHEEVQAVAVAARHYGRKAPAYLKPKGHTGAVPTLTKVTELRHPRGVVGQIAPWNYPLELSVGDALPAFVAGNAVVMKPDTETCLTALWARDLLIEAGLPAEVFQVVLGEGPVVGPEVVRHADYVSFTGSTRTGREVAQGAAARLVGVSLELGGKNAMLVLEDADLEKAAAGAVRACFSSAGQLCISIERLYVHESIADAFVERFAARTKAMRLGTSLAYGADMGSLVGERQLETVTRHVEEALSKGAKVIAGGVARPDVGPYFFEPTILDGVTEPMAVCAEETFGPVVSIYRFKTEDEAVELANSTPYGLNSSVWTKDGKRGREIASRVRAGTVNVNEGYASAYGSVQSPMGGMKDSGLGRRHGSEGILKYTEAQTVAQQRLLPMAPSLGMDDEKYAQFMSRSLRLMKALRFK from the coding sequence ATGACGGACGCGCAGGCCCCGGCCAAGACCGGCACGAACCCCCTCGCCCCCGCCCCGGAGGGCGCCCGTACCGCGGCCGACGTGGTCACCCCGGAGCTGGTCGCCCAGCTCACCAAGGGGGTGACCGGGTCCGGCCGTACCGCCAACCACACGCCGTTCACCGGCGAGAAGCTGGCCGACCTGCCCGAGTCCACGCCCGAGGACGTGCAGAAGGCATTCGAGGCGGCCCGCACGGCGCAGGCGGTGTGGGAGCAGACCCCCGTGCGGCGGCGCGCGGCCGTCCTGCTCCGCTTCCACGACCTGATCCTCGAACGCCAGGCAGAGGTCCTCGACCTCATCCAGCTGGAGACCGGCAAGGCCCGGCTGCACGCCCACGAGGAGGTGCAGGCGGTCGCCGTGGCGGCGCGGCACTACGGCCGCAAGGCGCCCGCCTACCTGAAGCCCAAGGGGCACACCGGGGCCGTGCCGACCCTCACCAAGGTCACCGAACTGCGTCACCCGCGCGGGGTCGTCGGTCAGATAGCCCCCTGGAACTACCCGCTGGAGCTGTCCGTCGGCGACGCGCTTCCCGCCTTCGTCGCGGGCAACGCCGTCGTGATGAAGCCGGACACGGAGACCTGCCTGACCGCACTGTGGGCGCGTGACCTGCTGATCGAGGCCGGGCTGCCCGCCGAGGTGTTCCAGGTCGTCCTCGGTGAGGGTCCCGTCGTCGGTCCCGAGGTCGTCCGGCACGCCGACTACGTCTCCTTCACCGGCTCCACCCGCACCGGCCGCGAGGTCGCCCAGGGCGCCGCCGCCCGTCTGGTCGGCGTCTCCCTCGAACTCGGCGGCAAGAACGCCATGCTGGTCCTCGAGGACGCCGACCTCGAGAAGGCCGCCGCCGGAGCCGTCCGCGCCTGCTTCTCCTCGGCCGGCCAACTCTGCATCTCCATCGAGCGGTTGTACGTCCACGAGTCGATCGCGGACGCGTTCGTCGAGCGTTTCGCCGCCCGTACGAAGGCCATGCGGCTCGGCACGTCCCTCGCCTACGGCGCGGACATGGGTTCCCTCGTCGGGGAGCGGCAGTTGGAGACCGTCACCCGGCACGTCGAGGAGGCCTTGTCCAAGGGCGCCAAGGTCATCGCCGGTGGTGTCGCCCGCCCGGACGTCGGCCCCTACTTCTTCGAGCCGACCATTCTCGACGGAGTCACCGAGCCCATGGCGGTGTGCGCCGAGGAGACCTTCGGCCCGGTCGTGTCCATCTACCGGTTCAAGACCGAGGACGAGGCGGTCGAGCTCGCCAACTCCACCCCGTACGGCCTGAATTCGTCGGTGTGGACGAAGGACGGCAAGCGGGGCCGCGAGATCGCCTCCCGGGTGCGGGCCGGCACGGTCAACGTCAACGAGGGATACGCCTCCGCCTACGGCAGCGTCCAGTCCCCGATGGGCGGCATGAAGGACTCCGGCCTCGGCCGCCGCCACGGCTCCGAGGGCATCCTCAAGTACACCGAGGCCCAGACCGTCGCCCAGCAGCGCCTGCTGCCGATGGCGCCCTCGCTGGGCATGGACGACGAGAAGTACGCGCAGTTCATGAGCCGGAGCCTGCGGTTGATGAAGGCGCTCCGCTTCAAGTAG
- the guaA gene encoding glutamine-hydrolyzing GMP synthase gives MSSATPAAPDTVLVVDFGAQYAQLIARRVREARVYSEIVPSTMPVAEMLAKNPAAIILSGGPSSVYAEGAPRLDGELFEAGVPVFGMCYGFQLMATTLGGTVDNTGAREYGRTPLHVSKSGSTLFEGTPDEQSVWMSHGDACSAAPEGFTVTASTDVVPVAAFENDEKKLYGVQYHPEVMHSTHGQQVLEHFLYRGAGLKPDWTTGNVIEEQVAEIRSRVGDKRAICGLSGGVDSAVAAALVARAIGDQLTCVYVDHGLMRKGETAQVEKDFVAATGVKLVVVDAEERFLTALKGVSDPEEKRKIIGREFIRVFEQAQAEIIADEGPAVEFLVQGTLYPDVVESGGGTGTANIKSHHNVGGLPEDLEFQLIEPLRKLFKDEVRMVGQELGLPDEIVQRQPFPGPGLGIRIVGEVTKERLDLLRDADAIAREELTAAGLDRDIWQCPVVLLADVRSVGVQGDGRTYGHPIVLRPVSSEDAMTADWSRLPYDVLARISTRITNEVADVNRVVLDVTSKPPGTIEWE, from the coding sequence GTGTCATCAGCGACCCCAGCCGCCCCCGACACCGTCCTGGTCGTCGACTTCGGCGCGCAGTACGCCCAGCTCATCGCCCGCCGTGTCCGCGAGGCCCGGGTCTACAGCGAGATCGTGCCGAGCACCATGCCGGTCGCGGAGATGCTCGCCAAGAACCCGGCGGCGATCATCCTCTCCGGCGGCCCCTCCTCGGTGTACGCCGAGGGCGCCCCGCGCCTGGACGGCGAGCTCTTCGAGGCCGGCGTCCCCGTCTTCGGCATGTGCTACGGCTTCCAGCTGATGGCCACCACCCTCGGTGGCACCGTCGACAACACCGGCGCGCGCGAGTACGGCCGTACGCCGTTGCACGTATCGAAGTCGGGCTCGACCCTCTTCGAGGGCACCCCCGACGAGCAGTCGGTGTGGATGTCCCACGGCGACGCCTGCTCCGCCGCCCCCGAGGGCTTCACCGTGACCGCGTCCACCGACGTCGTCCCGGTCGCCGCCTTCGAGAACGACGAGAAGAAGCTCTACGGCGTCCAGTACCACCCCGAGGTCATGCACTCCACGCACGGCCAGCAGGTCCTGGAGCACTTCCTGTACCGGGGTGCCGGTCTGAAGCCCGACTGGACCACCGGCAACGTCATCGAGGAGCAGGTCGCCGAGATCCGCTCGCGCGTCGGCGACAAGCGCGCGATCTGCGGTCTGTCCGGCGGCGTGGACTCCGCGGTGGCCGCGGCCCTGGTCGCCCGTGCCATCGGCGACCAGCTGACCTGCGTGTACGTCGACCACGGCCTGATGCGCAAGGGCGAGACCGCGCAGGTCGAGAAGGACTTCGTGGCCGCGACCGGCGTCAAGCTGGTCGTCGTCGACGCGGAGGAGCGCTTCCTCACCGCGCTGAAGGGTGTCTCCGACCCCGAGGAGAAGCGGAAGATCATCGGCCGCGAGTTCATCCGGGTCTTCGAGCAGGCCCAGGCCGAGATCATCGCGGACGAGGGCCCCGCGGTGGAGTTCCTCGTCCAGGGCACCCTCTACCCCGACGTGGTCGAGTCCGGCGGCGGCACCGGCACCGCCAACATCAAGTCCCACCACAACGTCGGCGGCCTCCCCGAGGACCTCGAGTTCCAGCTGATCGAGCCGCTGCGCAAGCTGTTCAAGGACGAGGTGCGGATGGTCGGCCAGGAGCTCGGGCTCCCGGACGAGATCGTCCAACGCCAGCCGTTCCCGGGTCCCGGCCTCGGCATCCGGATCGTCGGCGAGGTCACCAAGGAGCGCTTGGACCTCCTGCGCGACGCCGACGCCATCGCCCGCGAGGAGCTGACCGCGGCCGGCCTCGACCGCGACATCTGGCAGTGCCCGGTCGTCCTGCTCGCGGACGTCCGCTCGGTCGGCGTCCAGGGCGACGGCCGCACCTACGGCCACCCGATCGTCCTGCGCCCGGTCTCCTCCGAGGACGCCATGACCGCCGACTGGTCGCGGCTGCCGTACGACGTCCTCGCCCGCATCTCGACGCGGATCACGAACGAGGTGGCCGACGTCAACCGAGTGGTGCTCGACGTGACGTCGAAGCCGCCGGGGACCATCGAGTGGGAGTGA
- a CDS encoding LPXTG cell wall anchor domain-containing protein has product MKLRRALAAAAATAAIAPLALFAAPSAFADESPTPTATDSTPAADTTATDPASTPADPATTPDDPASTPASSSPSTGASSSATTSSSPSASASSSATTSSSPSASESGEPVDECEVDEDGAPVFNDSDKLHSSLTGLPDSIVAGSGWTNFKFNVSNSGDETIKDIQPFVGVGAVDWNFEEDYSDLVTVQVKQGGSWVDVATQFGEGGSFNAFSLDGGDSLSYQLRVKVDREVPSAIGIAIGLAEYQDDKGCWISDDENAGIYYFEVLPAGSDPGKPNDAKPQTGGKGAISDVNDVDVDGKLAETGSSSALPVLGLVGGFAVVAGTGVVFAVKRRKGATGAHA; this is encoded by the coding sequence ATGAAGCTTCGTCGTGCACTGGCCGCCGCGGCCGCGACCGCCGCGATAGCGCCGCTGGCCCTGTTCGCCGCGCCGAGCGCGTTCGCGGACGAGTCCCCCACGCCGACCGCGACGGACAGCACCCCCGCCGCCGACACCACCGCGACGGACCCCGCGAGCACCCCGGCCGACCCGGCGACGACCCCGGACGACCCGGCGAGCACGCCCGCGAGCAGCAGCCCGTCCACGGGCGCGTCGAGCTCGGCCACCACCAGCAGCAGCCCTTCGGCGAGCGCGTCCAGCTCGGCCACCACGAGCAGCAGCCCCTCGGCGAGCGAGAGCGGCGAGCCTGTCGACGAGTGCGAGGTCGACGAGGACGGCGCCCCGGTCTTCAACGACAGCGACAAGCTGCACAGCTCGCTGACCGGTCTGCCCGACAGCATCGTGGCGGGCAGCGGCTGGACGAACTTCAAGTTCAACGTCAGCAACTCCGGCGACGAGACGATCAAGGACATCCAGCCCTTCGTCGGTGTCGGGGCGGTCGACTGGAACTTCGAGGAGGACTACAGCGACCTGGTCACCGTGCAGGTGAAGCAGGGCGGCAGCTGGGTCGACGTGGCCACGCAGTTCGGCGAGGGCGGTTCGTTCAACGCCTTCTCCCTCGACGGCGGCGACTCCCTCAGCTACCAGCTGCGGGTGAAGGTCGACCGTGAGGTCCCGAGCGCGATCGGCATCGCCATCGGTCTCGCCGAGTACCAGGACGACAAGGGCTGCTGGATCTCCGACGACGAGAACGCCGGCATCTACTACTTCGAGGTCCTGCCGGCCGGCTCCGACCCGGGCAAGCCGAACGACGCCAAGCCGCAGACCGGCGGCAAGGGTGCCATCTCCGACGTCAACGACGTGGACGTGGACGGCAAGCTCGCCGAGACCGGTTCGAGCTCGGCCCTTCCGGTCCTCGGCCTCGTCGGCGGCTTCGCCGTCGTCGCCGGTACCGGTGTGGTCTTCGCGGTCAAGCGCCGCAAGGGTGCCACCGGCGCCCACGCCTGA
- a CDS encoding class II aldolase/adducin family protein, with amino-acid sequence MHETPLGPTPPMPLPTEKLQFAMPPMHDSVEEERRHRKERLAGALRVFGRLGFEDGVSGHITARDPEFTDCFWVNPFGMPFKHVTVSDLVLANSDGQVLDGRYHVNQAAFTVHSQVHAARPDVVAVAHCHSVHGRALSTLGELLDPLTQESCAFYEDHALYEAYTGVAVDADEGRRIAAALGSRKALVLRNHGLLTVGDSVDAAAWWFLSLERSSQVQLLARAAGRPVLIEHRAAVATREQLGGDLVAWINYQPTWQDISRSEPDLLS; translated from the coding sequence ATGCACGAGACGCCCCTCGGGCCCACTCCGCCGATGCCGCTGCCCACCGAGAAGCTGCAGTTCGCGATGCCGCCGATGCACGACTCCGTCGAGGAGGAACGCCGGCACCGCAAGGAGCGGCTCGCCGGTGCGCTGCGCGTCTTCGGCCGGCTCGGCTTCGAGGACGGGGTCTCCGGGCACATCACCGCACGCGACCCCGAATTCACCGACTGCTTCTGGGTCAACCCCTTCGGCATGCCGTTCAAGCACGTCACCGTGAGCGACCTCGTGCTCGCCAACTCCGACGGGCAGGTCCTCGACGGCCGCTACCACGTCAACCAGGCGGCCTTCACCGTGCACTCCCAGGTGCACGCCGCCCGCCCCGACGTCGTCGCCGTCGCCCACTGCCACTCCGTGCACGGGCGGGCCCTGTCCACGCTCGGCGAGCTCCTCGACCCGCTCACCCAGGAGAGCTGCGCCTTCTACGAGGACCACGCCCTGTACGAGGCCTACACCGGGGTCGCCGTCGACGCCGACGAGGGCCGCCGGATCGCCGCCGCGCTCGGGTCCCGGAAGGCGCTGGTGCTGCGCAACCACGGGCTGCTGACCGTCGGGGACTCGGTGGACGCGGCGGCCTGGTGGTTCCTGTCGCTGGAGCGCTCCAGCCAGGTGCAGCTGCTGGCCAGGGCGGCGGGACGCCCCGTGCTCATCGAGCACCGGGCCGCGGTGGCGACCCGGGAACAGCTGGGCGGGGACCTGGTGGCGTGGATCAACTACCAGCCGACCTGGCAGGACATCAGCCGCAGCGAACCGGACCTGCTGAGCTAG